The window ACGGCGTAAAGCTCAAGGGAATGATTTTGATGCAGCCCTTTTTCGGTAAACTTTGGGAGCTTATTTGTCCAAACTTTAAGGGATGGGATGATCCAAGGCTGAATCCGATGGCTCATCCGGGTTCGTTCTCGAGCCTTGTTTGAAGCAAGATTCTGATTCGCATATCCAAGAAAGATATGCGGCGGTGGTGGTGGCAGATGATAGTGGCAATGAGAAATTATTTTGGATGCTCTAACAACCATCAAGCTTTTAGAGTGTTATGTCACTGcttcttgagttttttttttcccttcaatttttcttcttatcttATGGCCCCCCAACAGTGAAGTACACGAACTACCCTGCTTAGTTGCTCaattagaaatttgatcaagctcaattaaaaatttgatcaaaattacaTGGTAATTGGAACCGCTAAATAAGTATAGGAATTAAGTTGGCCAAAAAATTACATAGGGACCACATTGACATTAAAAAGAAGTTTATGAACGAAATTGACCATTTAATCTATTGCTACAGCAACAAATGGGTAGCTTTGGATGGATTTTGGGCTTGTTAAAACGGAACTGGATGTTGTAAAAGCCGTTTCAAAAAATGGGTGGGCCAAAAACATCCCATGTTGTGATAGCAAAAAATGTCCAGTCTGAAATATGGCCAAACTTGCTGTCTAGAAGAACTTAGGTTAAAATATAGGGAAAAATTGGGAAATGAAAAGAGATCTGCAAATGAGGATACAAATCATTGCGGGAAACAAATTAATGAGAATCAAATATAAACAGAAAGCGATTGCcttttaaatacaaaaatcaagggAATTAATGTGCTAATGAGAATCTTCTTTTAACATTTAAAACAATTCAATCTGGGACATTTTAAATAGAAATGATATGAAATCACAAGAACTGGAATTTTGGGATGTCAATCAAAGGTACATTAATAACTCTCCATCTTTTAAAGGATTTTCCTGACAATTGTATCTCATTTGCTATATAAATGCACGCAATCACATTAATTCCACTATCTGCGTTTAGTCACTTTAACAtacatagaaaaaaaaaaaaaaaaacaccaaattGATCACCTAATGCCTCTCTTAACGAGTCCTCCCGTTAAGAAAAAATTATATCgggtttatttttcttattaaagaaaaataaatggaatGTGTCAAATACACCGTTGATATAATAAAATCTCTAATTTAATGAAATATAATCAGGTTTATATGCATGGAGagattctttctttgttttttagcAAAAATCTTTGGCGTCTTAATTGTTTCATTGATAACGAGACAGACATCTTTGAAGCTAGTCCACTATGAATATACCATCCCATGTATATGGATTCCCCTTCGCATGCAAATTAATTCTTACCCTCCAATGCTCGTTTTTCCATATACATTTGAAAGTCTTGCATGTATAAATTCCGAAGTTCTCTTATGCATATGCAGATAAAAGTAGCACACTTTAAGATTCAGAATCTTTGAAAAGAGACGAGAACAAAGAAGATGGCAGCCATTTTCAAGATCCTTTGCTTGCCTCTCTTTCTTGGTCTATTGAGCGCAGGTACAGTTTCTAAATGCATCACTATATCAACTGCAGTAGATTTCAAAAAGAATCATAGAAActgtacatatacatatatatatacacgtgTGCACGCTGTGTCGAGCAGGTGCAcgtttaattttgaaaaaaaaaaaattagatatgtgtattgataaattttcattaaaatctATACTTGaaaacatcttttttttttattcaagtaGGAGATAAAATAATAGTGTTATCAACTTCAAAACTTTTGGCTGGTCCACTTTAGACATACAATGCATGTATTTACATGTTTTTGATGCATGCATTTCATCCTTAGTTTAATAATAATATGTATGTGTATAATGTGTTTTTCTTTAgaattaatattaatatgtgTTATGTTGTTAATTGGTAGTAGTAATTCATTTTAACTTGCAGGCACTGCAAATGCTCAAGGATGCTCTCTATCAAGTCTAATCATATTGCAGGCTCCAACAGGAGCAAAGGTACAATCCAAGCCGGAGTTCAAACTCACCATCTTTAACGATTGCACTTGCACTCAGACCCAGGTCAAGCTGTCCTGCTCCGGCTTTCAAAGCGCTGAAAAGATTAATCCTGCTGTCTTGTCTCAAAATGGCGGCGGGTCTTGCCTCGTTAACGGTGGCCAACCAATCTATTATGGTGTTACACACGGCAATTTCAGTTTCAATTATGCAGCTGATAATCAATACCCCTTTAAACCTATTAGCAGTCAAATATCCTGCTCTTAGATTGTTCTTGAAGTGGCATCCATGATTGAATTGTGCCTGGTTAATTCCAGTTTTCATTTAATGTTACCTGCTAGGACATGATCAACATGCAAATTAAATAAGATGagtttttgaaatttatatAAAGTTCTTGTTATATTTATGAATGGCTTATATATTACGTAATTTGTTACTTGTTTAACAAACAAGTAATAGAAAATGGATACTTGAATATCTAAGGTCTCTTTTTTCcttgaatttctttttttttcctcttggaAAACCAGAACTAAGCGTAGTATGTTCTATTTAACGTACAAAAGTGATGTTCTATTTAACGTACAAAAGTGCACAACACCAGCAAACTTCTAACTAAACGTAGTATGTTCTATATGATCATTGCCGTAATCCTTGAAAAATGGTAAGAAAACTCCGCACACTGCTAGTAGCAAACTTCTAACCAAACTTAGTATGTGTTCTATTTAATCATTGCCTTAAGCCTTGTAAAATGGTAAGGGGAAAACCCctcaaaatgaacaattttTCAGGAACGGAAGGTTGAGTTTCTACTTGACCTTTTTGCTCCTGTACAGTACTTATCTGAAATCCACTCACAATATTCCAGATTTTTAACAAGCCTAGATCTATTCCAAGTGACTCACAAGATTAACCAGAGTCCAAGAAAATCTCTAAAACCAATGAGATGCGCATATAGTTTGTTCAACTGGTGGCCCATTACACTATTCAAATCAAATGCTACAGTACATGAGAGTCCAATATTTGCACGCAAAGGACAAAACTCTACACAATTCACCTAACTTCTAAGCCTTGTATGTACTGGTACTCTTTGCTTAAACCTTGTAGAATTACCAAAAGCAACCCCTAATGAACCTTTCTTGTAAATCTCTATAATTTCTAGAAGCTGAGACTCAGATTTGAATACCAGCATCATTTCCTATAATTTCACCACAAAATTAATTATCTACCATGCAACACTCAAAAATTAGTAACAAGCCCATAGATAAATCCCAAGTAACTCGTCTAAATTAGATAGAACTTAAATCCCAAAGTACAACATCCTTGTATATGAGTCATCTAATTGCCTGCAAAGGAACCATACTCTGCACAAAACCAGCAAATTTCTAAGCATAATTTAGTATATTCTGGTTACCCTTTGCCTAAAGCCTTGTATAATGGTGAAAATACAACCTCCGAGTGAATCTTCCTGCAAAAGGCTTTCTTGTAAGTCTTGGGATTTCTAGAACCTAGGTTTTAGTTACTAATTGgcctattttcttttctctggAAAGGTACTTATCCACCATAATATACATTAACAATATTGAAGATTTTTAATAAAACCAAAACAGATTCCAAGTAACCCATCTAGATTAATTAAAATCCAACCAAATCTCAATATTCAAGAAGACATGCGTATAATATTTTTGGCCCGCCATCCATTTGAATACTCAAATAAAACTCCCGCAAAAGGAATTCTTTTATACTCAATATCCCCCATACCATTTTACTTTCTCTGTTTATTTCACCCCAGGGCTACTTATTTACCATAAAATCATTGACAATTGCCCAAAATTTGTAAAAGAAAAAGCCACAGATATATCCCAAGTAATTCACCTAAAATTAGATAGAATCCAAAAAGGTGCAATACGTCCTTGTATACAAGTCCTCTAATACCGGCAAAGGAACCAAGCTCTGCGCAGCACCAGCAAACTTCTAAACAAACTTAGTATTAAATGGTTAATCATTGCATTAAGCACTGTAGAgtggttaaaaacaaaaaaacaaaaaaccacCTCCAAATGAACCTCGCTTACTTGCAATTCTTGGGATTTCTTAAACCTAAGTTTCTATTTTAAatgccttttttcttttccccattTGTTTGACCAGAACACAGCTCATTTATCACAAAATCAATTGGCAATATTCCAAGTATTCAACAACCCACAATTAAACTCTAAGTAACCCACCTATACTAATTAGAATCACAACAACATGCAGATACTCTGTTGCTTCTTTCACCATTTGAATATCCAATAGACACCCTAAAGTCCAGCATCCTTACCTATGAATCCTAAAGTGCAACATCCTTACCTATGAATCCTATATTTGCATGCAAAAGGGCAAAACTCTACAAATCCACCTAACTTCTTACTAACCTAGTATATTCTGAGCACTCTTTGCCAGAAACCTTGTGGAATGGTCAAAAATATCCTCCACTTGAATCTAAGCGCAATATGTTTTCTTGCAAATGTCTGCAATTTCTAAAACCTGAGTTTCAGTTCTAATTAAAATTTATTtcttctccatttatttgaccGCAATGCCACAAAACTGTAACAAACTCACAGATATAAAAATCTCAGAAATCCAAAATAATGCTCTACTTAGTTCCTCATATCATATTCAACTTAAACACTAAAGTGCAACGTGCTCGCCTAAGAGGTATCAAAGGCCTGTCCAGTTGACCAGTGAAGTCCTTCCAAGAATCAGAACACACAAGAGCAAACTCTTTAGACCCAAACAATATAAAAAACGAAAGCCTTTGCCTGTATCCATGGCACCCTCATTTTTAGAGAAGTCAATTGTGCACCTATCTCCTCTTTTCTAGAATTAAAATCCAGCATTTTTAGGCTCTCACTACCCCAAGCATCACCTACTTCATTTCAAAAGTTCATTTGTCTCTGACAACAATCTACAGCCATTTCTAAATCAGAACTAAAACTTTCTACTATGTCATTATTCTCTCTATCGGGTCTCAATCTCTACTGATGAGCAGCATAGTTCAAAAAATATAAACTGACCCTAGTACTGATTGTGTAGTTAGCTTTCATGTTTCAGTTTCAATATGTCTAAAATCATTAAAAGTATAACAAAAGATTTTAATGTAGGCAATAAAGAAATTATTCACTGAAGAATTTTGGCCGCAGATAGCATACTTGAAAGACTTAAAGACTCCATATGGTACCATCTATCCCTTTTtggcttacaaaaaaaaaacccattccCTATATAATAGAAATGTATATGAGTAGATGAAATAAGCCATATAGGGCAAACGGCAGGTCATTTAAACCATAAGGTGTCTTGAGTTAAGCAACTACACTGTCTGAGGCCCAAATATTTAGTAAATAATTACATGAAGCCCATTTTAAATGCTTTGATTAATACTTGAATTGATTTTAATCATTTTGATACTGAACTATGAAACAAAGTGCACACTCGGTCCATGAGATCAATTTATGTTTTCAAACTATGCCACACAACATTAAAGGCCAAAACCCAACGAAGGCAATAAAAAATCACACTAGACAATTTGAAATCTGATTGGGAGTTAGCTGTAGATTGTTGATAAAGACTAATGAACTTACTAGAATTAAGCGGATGATGTCTACAGTAGTGAGGGCccaaaaaatttctagatttcaatttccagaaaaaaaaaaaaaaaaaaaggagatagGCATGCGCTATTGGCTCCTCCAGCACTTAAGAGGGTGCAATGGATAGTAACAAAATGAAGGGTTTTCAATAGAGCCAAAATTTAAATTACAAGAATCAAGAATGCAAATTTGAGATTGATGATGTTTTAATCTTAGGAGTTCATTCTTATGCGCTTAGAGGATTGGAGGGACCTCATAGATCAACTAACAGCCTTTGTATGCAGCTTTGTGAATTCTTGGCCCACTAATATGGAGATGAGACATAAATGGGAGAATGGGATATCACCTAAATAGTGGGAGCTTTACCTAAAACATGAAACCAAACGACAGGGCCATGAAATGAGTTCTTGGTCCatgaaaaaatttgaagaaaattgaagaagaaaatagGACTAGTAGACAAGTCGTGATGGATAGAAAGGCCCATCCCTCTGGGCTGTCAGGAAGCTGAAAGTTCTTCCCCGAGATATGATTTGCAGACGCTATGTCAAAGAAAGTACAACAATGTCCAATAGTCCAAATGAACAGCATAGAAAATCGCTAAGTCAGATCAAAGCATTAGTTATATCATTGAAAGTTGAAATTGAAGAACTTACCAGTAATAACTGTTTATCCTATTTACCAGTAAATGAATAATAAATCAACTATGTCCATTTTAAGAGATCCAGAAGTTTCTTTTGTTCTGTTTAAATGATTTCGGCATAACCAGAAAGATATATGGATATCCAGAAAAATGGGTAAAACACATTCTAAACCTACAAGAAGAGTTCAAAAATCATGTTCTCCAAGGATTATATCTTTCTATTTCAGTTTCTAACATGTATTTATTGACCATGGACAATCGAATATGAGAAGGAAAAGCAGGACAAAAAACAAAGCCATAAGAAGACCTACTCCTACCTTGAAGTAGAAGACAACCATGCATATAGAACCACTATACTATGAAGTTACAATTTTCAGAAACAGGGCATACCTAGATTAACTCCTATTTATGTATGAAGAACAA is drawn from Coffea arabica cultivar ET-39 chromosome 1c, Coffea Arabica ET-39 HiFi, whole genome shotgun sequence and contains these coding sequences:
- the LOC113696942 gene encoding uncharacterized protein translates to MKTGINQAQFNHGCHFKNNLRAGYLTANRFKGVLIISCIIETEIAVCNTIIDWLATVNEARPAAILRQDSRINLFSALKAGAGQLDLGLSASAIVKDVDIVMHLETVPALNRPRKRGKQRILKMAAIFFVLVSFQRF